The following are encoded together in the Echeneis naucrates chromosome 9, fEcheNa1.1, whole genome shotgun sequence genome:
- the LOC115048828 gene encoding uncharacterized protein LOC115048828 — MTSSAGDETNRVRPNCAEMASEDAFKAFSLRGKVALVTGASSGIGAGTSVLFAKLGARLALNGRDLDNLSKVSKECRDSGAAEPLLVPGDLTDEETVKRTVEKTIAHFGRLDILVNSAGILAMGSIETTDLAQYDKVMNINVRSVYHLTQLCVPHLIKTKGCIVNVSSVNGQRSFPGVLAYCMSKSAIDQFTCCVALELAAKQVRVNSVCPGVIITEVHKRGGLDEEQYAQFLAKCKTTHALGRPGVVEEVAHSIAFLASDAASFITGVNLPIDGGRHAMCPR, encoded by the exons ATGACGTCATCAGCAGGGGACGAGACCAACCGGGTTCGTCCGAACTGCGCAGAAATGGCCTCAGAAGACGCGTTCAAA GCGTTCTCCCTGCGGGGGAAGGTGGCTCTGGTGACCGGGGCCAGCTCCGGCATCGGCGCAGGAACCAGCGTGCTGTTCGCCAAACTGGGAGCCCGTTTGGCTCTGAACGGCCGAGACCTGGACAACCTGAGCAAAGTGTCCAAAGAGTGCCGAGACTCCGGAGCCGCCGAG CCTTTGCTTGTTCCTGGAGACCTGACTGATGAAGAGACGGTGAAGAGGACGGTGGAGAAGACCATCGCTCACTTCGGCCGGCTGGACATCCTCGTCAACAGCGCCGGCATCCTGGCCATGGGCAGCATCGAGACCACAGACCTCGCCCAGTATGACAAGGTCATGAACATCAACGTGAG ATCTGTTTATCATCTGACTCAACTTTGTGTGCCGCACTTGATCAAGACCAAAGGCTGCATCGTCAACGTGTCCAGCGTCAATGGACAGAGATCA TTCCCTGGAGTTCTGGCCTATTGCATGTCCAAGTCTGCCATCGACCAGTTCACGTGCTGTGTGGCACTTG aGCTGGCAGCAAAGCAAGTCAGAGTGAACTCAGTCTG CCCGGGTGTGATCATCACAGAAGTCCACAAGAGAGGAGGGCTGGATGAGGAGCAGTACGCTCAG TTTCTTGCCAAGTGTAAGACGACCCACGCCCTCGGCCGACCAGGTGTGGTGGAGGAAGTGGCCCACAGCATCGCCTTCCTGGCGTCTGACGCCGCCAGCTTCATCACTGGAGTCAACCTGCCCATTGATGGAGGACGTCACGCCATGTGCCCGAGATGA
- the ppil3 gene encoding peptidyl-prolyl cis-trans isomerase-like 3 yields the protein MAVTLHTDVGEIKIELFCERTPKACENFLALCASGFYNGCIFHRNIKGFMVQTGDPTGTGKGGTSIWGRKFEDEFSEHLKHNVRGVVSMANNGPNTNGSQFFFTYAKQPHLDMKYTVFGKIIDGLETLDELEKLPVNEKTFRPLTETRIKDVTIHANPFAL from the exons ATG gcTGTTACCCTTCATACAGACGtgggagaaataaaaattgaattGTTCTGTGAGCGCACACCGAAAGCATGTGAG AACTTTCTCGCTTTGTGTGCGAGTGGCTTCTACAATGGTTGCATCttccacagaaatattaaaGGCTTCATGGTTCAAACTGGAGATCCAACTG GCACAGGCAAAGGAGGGACAAGTATTTGGGGTCGCAAATTCGAAGATGAGTTCAGTGAGCACTTGAAA CACAATGTGAGAGGAGTGGTCTCCATGGCCAATAATGGCCCCAACACAAACGGCTCCCAGTTCTTCTTCACATATGCCAAACAGCCTCATCTGGACATGAAGTACACAGTGTTTGGAAA GATCATTGATGGCCTGGAAACACTGGATGAACTGGAGAAACTGCCTGTCAATGAGAAGACGTTCCGACCGCTGACGGAAACCCGGATTAAGGACGTGACCATCCATGCTAATCCTTTTGCTTTGTAG